From a single Thermodesulfobium sp. 4217-1 genomic region:
- a CDS encoding ABC transporter permease produces the protein MIKKIIEIYRYREMLRNLVSKELQARYKNSVLGFFWTFLNPLLMLAVYTFVFSTIMKSDIKDFSIFLFIGLLAWNYIAGSVLQGTGCLVANSSLLKKVYFPREVIPLSIVFANMINYILSMIILLVALLISGIGIHHDILFYPVILLVQTIFLIPLVLILSVVNVYFRDLEHTVNVLINLWFFTTPIVYPISIVPEHLRIFFYLNPATHIVEAYLAIMYYRTPPNLLALFWMFVGSIIFFWIGFLIFDRLQRRVAEEV, from the coding sequence TTGATCAAGAAAATTATTGAAATATATCGCTATCGAGAGATGCTGAGAAACCTGGTATCCAAAGAGCTGCAAGCAAGGTATAAAAACTCTGTGCTGGGGTTTTTCTGGACGTTCCTAAATCCTCTTTTGATGCTTGCTGTTTATACGTTTGTCTTTTCTACTATTATGAAGTCTGATATAAAGGACTTTAGCATATTTTTGTTTATTGGACTTCTTGCCTGGAACTACATTGCTGGTTCGGTATTGCAGGGGACAGGGTGCCTGGTGGCAAACTCATCTTTACTAAAAAAGGTCTATTTTCCAAGAGAGGTTATCCCTCTTTCTATAGTGTTTGCGAATATGATCAACTATATTTTGAGCATGATAATACTTTTGGTGGCTCTGTTGATTTCAGGAATAGGCATTCATCACGATATATTGTTCTACCCTGTAATACTCCTTGTTCAGACAATATTTCTAATCCCTCTTGTGCTTATCCTTAGCGTAGTAAACGTATATTTTAGGGATCTGGAGCACACAGTAAACGTCCTTATAAACCTGTGGTTTTTTACTACGCCAATAGTATATCCAATAAGCATAGTTCCTGAACACCTGAGGATATTTTTCTACCTGAACCCTGCTACGCATATAGTAGAGGCATATCTTGCGATAATGTATTACAGGACACCTCCCAATCTTTTAGCGCTTTTCTGGATGTTTGTGGGAAGCATTATATTTTTCTGGATTGGTTTTCTTATCTTTGACCGCTTACAGAGAAGAGTGGCTGAGGAGGTATAG